In the Rhizobium sp. CB3090 genome, one interval contains:
- a CDS encoding DUF2184 domain-containing protein has product MNQFVRQHFADAQAAYSFVIAQGRNIETRIYQRRYPTLNYGLHVPVVTEGNEWAAGTTFFTVDSAGEAKFLSGAGTDMPFNQSTRDSASHDFAMVGSGWEWNLEEVNQAALYNLDLNASNAIFAADKIERLLNSVAMIGSTEKGWTGFVNDPNVSRVDVAADGTGSSTLWSAKTADQILRDVNDLIGGVRERTGEVEWVDSLRLPPEAFRLIATKRLADGDGYITVLDFLRQGNVYTAETGQPLDIQPLRELATASQDGGGRMVVYRRDPEVLRFHLPMPRRVLQPRQKSIMSFETGIIARTGGTEVRLPAAMAYGDEITAAA; this is encoded by the coding sequence ATGAACCAATTCGTTCGACAGCATTTCGCCGACGCGCAGGCAGCCTATTCCTTCGTCATAGCGCAGGGCCGCAATATCGAGACCCGCATCTATCAGCGGCGCTATCCCACGCTCAATTATGGCCTGCATGTGCCTGTCGTCACCGAGGGCAATGAATGGGCCGCGGGTACGACCTTCTTCACCGTCGATAGCGCGGGCGAGGCGAAGTTCCTTTCCGGCGCGGGCACGGATATGCCCTTCAATCAGTCGACGCGTGACAGCGCCAGCCATGATTTCGCAATGGTCGGCTCCGGCTGGGAATGGAATCTGGAGGAGGTCAATCAGGCAGCACTCTACAATCTCGATCTCAACGCCTCCAACGCCATCTTCGCCGCTGATAAAATCGAGCGCCTGCTCAACTCCGTCGCCATGATCGGCTCCACGGAGAAGGGCTGGACCGGTTTCGTCAACGATCCCAATGTCTCGCGCGTCGATGTCGCTGCTGACGGTACGGGCTCCTCGACCTTGTGGTCTGCCAAGACCGCCGATCAGATCCTGCGCGATGTCAACGATCTCATCGGCGGCGTGCGCGAACGCACCGGCGAAGTCGAATGGGTGGACAGCCTGCGCCTGCCGCCGGAGGCGTTCCGGCTGATTGCCACCAAGCGGCTTGCCGATGGCGACGGCTACATCACCGTGCTGGATTTCCTGCGGCAGGGGAATGTCTATACCGCCGAAACCGGCCAGCCGTTGGACATCCAGCCGCTGCGCGAGCTTGCGACGGCATCCCAGGATGGCGGCGGCCGCATGGTCGTCTACCGTCGCGATCCGGAAGTGCTGCGCTTCCATCTGCCGATGCCGCGGCGCGTGCTGCAGCCGCGCCAGAAATCCATCATGAGCTTCGAAACCGGCATCATCGCCCGCACCGGCGGCACCGAAGTTCGCCTGCCGGCCGCCATGGCCTATGGCGACGAGATCACGGCTGCGGCGTGA
- a CDS encoding DUF2213 domain-containing protein: protein MNFTDIVTVAGTRRTGDGYLVADARIARTGIQNYLGAEVGRPEMRTVRVYRPGAEVFSEDTLKSAAHRPVTNEHPPEMVTSANWKTYSVGQTGDEIAGEGIFIRVPLMVSDEAAIQDIESGKQELSAGYVCDLDFTAGVTPAGEAYDAVQKNIRINHIAIVRRGRAGSKVRIGDVAAPWGCAPLAAPRPNSDHHLNKEGMMSTKTITVDGVRIEVNDQAAELIATLQQRLGDADIAYQKAIAVRDAELDVVKAGLLSDAEIERRAEARADLIGLAKAIVGNVKTAGLTDTAIRKAVVLAKVGESAVEGRSDAYIDARFDMLAEAIRETTDLFAAAVKDGITTEQASMSAAFTAYAAMVRDLQSAHLPANPV from the coding sequence ATGAATTTTACAGACATTGTCACCGTCGCGGGGACGCGGCGGACTGGCGACGGCTATCTTGTGGCCGACGCTCGGATCGCCCGCACGGGTATTCAGAACTATCTCGGTGCGGAGGTCGGCAGGCCGGAAATGCGCACCGTGCGGGTTTATCGCCCCGGTGCGGAAGTCTTCTCCGAAGACACGCTGAAGAGTGCCGCTCACCGACCGGTGACAAATGAGCATCCGCCGGAAATGGTCACGTCGGCAAACTGGAAGACATATTCCGTCGGCCAGACCGGCGATGAGATCGCCGGTGAGGGCATCTTCATTCGGGTGCCGCTGATGGTCAGCGACGAGGCGGCTATTCAGGACATCGAGAGCGGCAAGCAGGAACTGTCGGCCGGCTATGTCTGCGATCTCGATTTCACTGCAGGCGTGACGCCCGCCGGTGAGGCCTATGACGCGGTCCAGAAGAATATTCGCATCAATCATATCGCCATTGTGCGCCGTGGCCGTGCGGGATCGAAAGTCCGCATCGGCGATGTGGCAGCACCGTGGGGCTGCGCTCCTCTCGCAGCCCCACGCCCTAATTCCGATCATCATCTGAACAAGGAAGGAATGATGTCCACAAAGACAATTACCGTCGATGGCGTCAGGATCGAGGTCAACGATCAGGCTGCTGAGCTTATTGCGACGTTGCAGCAACGGCTCGGGGACGCCGACATCGCATACCAGAAGGCCATCGCCGTTCGCGATGCCGAGCTGGATGTCGTCAAGGCCGGGCTCTTGTCCGATGCCGAAATCGAACGGCGAGCCGAGGCTCGCGCCGATCTCATCGGGCTTGCCAAGGCGATCGTTGGCAATGTGAAAACAGCAGGTCTTACCGATACGGCGATCCGCAAGGCGGTCGTTCTCGCTAAGGTCGGCGAGAGTGCTGTCGAGGGCAGGTCGGACGCCTATATCGACGCGCGTTTCGACATGCTGGCAGAGGCCATTCGCGAGACCACGGATCTTTTCGCCGCCGCGGTCAAGGACGGTATCACCACCGAGCAGGCATCGATGTCCGCCGCGTTCACCGCCTATGCCGCCATGGTGCGTGACCTGCAATCCGCCCACCTGCCGGCCAATCCCGTCTAA